In a genomic window of Rhododendron vialii isolate Sample 1 chromosome 12a, ASM3025357v1:
- the LOC131311939 gene encoding glucuronoxylan 4-O-methyltransferase 3-like translates to MRSKTQNYMSTNINLKLILICLAFLFLLFLILRSNYQSPVPISTSSSNNSSTNDDSPQEEQSQKSSTDCPPIEIPTTVTPPLTCNKISPSLAEAMVHYATSNVTPQQTKKEVSVSLRVLQRKSPCNFLVFGLGLDSLMWTALNHGGRTVFLEEDKSWIDQITKQLPSLESYHVAYNTKVTEADELMEVGKREDCKAVVDPRESRCELALKGFPSEVYDIDWDLIMVDAPTGYHDGAPGRMSAIYTAGLMARNREEGETDVFVHDVDRVVEDRFSKAFLCEGYLIEQEGRIRHFTIPSHRARSGRPFCP, encoded by the exons ATGAGATCCAAAACCCAGAACTACATGTCGACCAACATCAACCTCAAGCTCATCCTCATCTGCctcgccttcctcttcctcctcttcttgaTCCTAAGATCAAATTACCAATCTCCGGTACCCATCAGCACCTCATCATCAAACAACTCATCCACAAATGACGACTCCCCACAAGAAGAACAATCACAAAAATCTTCCACAGATTGCCCACCAATTGAAATCCCCACTACCGTTACGCCACCACTAACATGCAACAAGATCTCACCTTCCCTGGCAGAAGCCATGGTCCACTACGCAACCTCGAACGTGACGCCGCAGCAGACGAAGAAGGAGGTCTCGGTCTCACTCAGGGTCCTCCAGAGGAAGTCTCCGTGCAACTTCTTGGTCTTCGGGCTGGGACTCGACAGCCTCATGTGGACTGCGCTCAACCACGGCGGCCGCACCGTATTTCTCGAGGAAGACAAGTCGTGGATCGATCAGATTACGAAGCAGCTGCCCAGTTTGGAGTCTTACCATGTGGCTTATAATACCAAG GTAACTGAAGCAGATGAACTGATGGAGGTTGGAAAGAGGGAGGATTGCAAGGCTGTGGTGGATCCTAGGGAATCAAGGTGTGAGCTAGCCCTGAAAGGGTTTCCGAGCGAGGTGTACGACATCGATTGGGACTTGATCATGGTCGATGCACCGACAGGGTACCACGATGGGGCTCCTGGGAGGATGAGTGCCATCTACACTGCTGGACTCATGGCTAGGAACAGAGAGGAGGGCGAGACCGACGTGTTTGTTCATGATGTGGACAGGGTTGTGGAGGATAGGTTCTCCAAGGCTTTCTTGTGTGAAGGCTACTTGATAGAGCAGGAAGGGAGGATCAGGCACTTCACCATTCCCAGTCATAGGGCTCGCTCTGGCAGACCCTTTTGCCCctag